A genomic segment from Pseudosulfitobacter sp. DSM 107133 encodes:
- the infB gene encoding translation initiation factor IF-2, whose protein sequence is MSDTDGKKTLGLRGGARPGNVKQSFSHGRTKNVVVETKRKRVVVPKTGAAKGGSGNPSLGDPAKRPAGITDAEMERRLKAVQAARSREAEEAAAREAEEKARAEDRERRRAEQEAKEQEEREREESLKAKAEEEERKKREAEAAAQAAAAPPPPADVDQPQRAAPSRPAPQDANAARKKDRDADQRNARNKGADDGRRSGKLTLNQALSGGEGGRQRSMAAMKRKQERARQKAMGGSVEREKVTRTVNLPEAIVVSELANRMAERVGDVVKSLMQMGMMVTQNQTIDADTAELIIEEFGHTVNRVSDADVEQVIHEVEDKPEDLQPRPPVITIMGHVDHGKTSLLDAIRNAKVVAGEAGGITQHIGAYQVVTDTGAVLSFLDTPGHAAFTSMRSRGAQVTDIVVLVVAADDAVMPQTVEAINHAKAAKVPMIVAINKIDKPGANPDKVRTDLLQHEVIVEKMSGEVQDVEVSAINGDGLDDLLEAIALQSELLELKANPNRAAQGAVIEAQLDVGRGPVATVLIQNGTLRQGDIFVVGEQYGKVRALINDKGERIKEAGPSVPVEVLGLNGTPEAGDVLNVTETEAQAREIAEYREKAAKDKRAAAGAATTLEQLMANAKENENVSELPILVKADVQGSAEAIVQAMEKIGNDEVRVRVLHSGVGAITETDVGLAEASGAPIMGFNVRANASARNTANQKGVEIRYYSVIYDLVDDVKAAASGLLSNEIKENFIGYANIKEVFKVTGVGKVAGCLVTEGVARRSAGVRLLRDNVVIHEGTLKTLKRFKDEVSDVQSGQECGMAFENYDDIREGDVIEIFEREEVTRTLA, encoded by the coding sequence ATGAGCGATACAGACGGTAAAAAGACATTGGGTTTGCGCGGTGGCGCGCGTCCGGGGAATGTGAAACAGAGTTTCAGCCACGGGCGGACCAAGAACGTCGTCGTCGAAACCAAACGCAAACGCGTTGTGGTGCCCAAGACAGGTGCGGCCAAAGGTGGGTCTGGCAATCCATCGCTGGGTGATCCGGCCAAACGTCCCGCAGGGATTACCGATGCGGAAATGGAACGTCGCCTGAAGGCCGTTCAGGCTGCACGGTCGCGTGAGGCCGAAGAGGCCGCCGCGCGCGAAGCGGAAGAAAAAGCACGCGCCGAAGATCGCGAGCGTCGCCGCGCCGAGCAGGAAGCCAAAGAGCAGGAAGAGCGCGAGCGCGAGGAAAGCCTGAAGGCGAAAGCCGAAGAGGAAGAGCGCAAGAAGCGTGAAGCCGAGGCTGCTGCCCAGGCTGCTGCTGCACCGCCGCCGCCTGCCGATGTGGACCAACCCCAGCGTGCCGCGCCGTCGCGCCCTGCGCCGCAGGATGCGAACGCCGCGCGCAAGAAGGATCGCGATGCCGATCAACGCAACGCCCGTAACAAGGGTGCTGACGATGGCCGCCGTTCCGGTAAACTGACGCTGAACCAGGCTTTGTCTGGTGGCGAAGGGGGCCGTCAGCGTTCGATGGCCGCAATGAAGCGCAAGCAAGAGCGTGCGCGCCAAAAAGCGATGGGTGGTTCGGTCGAGCGTGAAAAGGTCACGCGCACCGTCAACCTGCCCGAAGCCATTGTTGTGTCGGAACTGGCCAACCGTATGGCCGAGCGCGTGGGCGATGTCGTCAAATCGCTGATGCAAATGGGCATGATGGTTACGCAAAACCAGACCATCGACGCCGACACAGCCGAGCTGATCATCGAAGAATTCGGCCACACCGTGAACCGCGTGTCCGACGCTGACGTCGAACAGGTAATCCACGAAGTCGAAGACAAACCCGAAGATCTGCAACCGCGTCCTCCGGTCATCACGATCATGGGCCACGTTGACCACGGCAAAACATCGCTGCTGGACGCAATCCGCAACGCCAAGGTTGTTGCGGGCGAGGCCGGTGGCATCACCCAGCACATCGGTGCCTATCAGGTTGTGACCGATACGGGTGCCGTTCTGTCGTTCCTTGATACTCCGGGCCACGCGGCGTTTACGTCGATGCGCTCGCGCGGTGCGCAGGTGACGGACATCGTGGTTCTGGTGGTTGCAGCGGATGATGCCGTGATGCCGCAGACGGTCGAGGCGATCAACCACGCCAAGGCCGCCAAGGTTCCGATGATTGTCGCGATCAACAAGATCGACAAACCGGGTGCAAACCCTGACAAAGTGCGCACCGACCTGTTGCAGCACGAAGTTATCGTCGAAAAAATGTCGGGCGAAGTGCAGGACGTTGAAGTGTCGGCCATCAATGGTGACGGCCTGGACGATCTGTTGGAAGCCATCGCGCTGCAATCCGAACTGTTGGAACTGAAAGCTAACCCGAATCGCGCCGCCCAGGGCGCCGTGATCGAGGCGCAGCTTGACGTGGGTCGCGGTCCTGTGGCCACGGTTCTGATCCAGAACGGCACTTTGCGTCAGGGCGACATCTTTGTTGTGGGCGAGCAGTACGGCAAGGTCCGTGCGCTGATCAACGACAAGGGCGAGCGTATCAAGGAAGCCGGTCCGTCGGTTCCGGTCGAGGTTCTGGGTCTGAACGGCACGCCCGAAGCGGGCGACGTGCTGAACGTGACCGAAACCGAAGCGCAGGCGCGCGAAATCGCTGAATACCGCGAAAAAGCCGCCAAGGACAAACGCGCCGCTGCCGGTGCCGCCACGACGCTGGAACAGCTGATGGCGAACGCCAAGGAAAACGAAAACGTCAGCGAACTGCCGATTCTGGTCAAAGCCGATGTTCAGGGTTCTGCGGAAGCGATTGTTCAGGCGATGGAGAAAATCGGCAACGACGAGGTGCGCGTGCGCGTGCTGCACTCGGGTGTTGGTGCCATTACCGAAACCGATGTGGGTCTGGCCGAGGCTTCGGGCGCGCCGATCATGGGCTTTAACGTCCGTGCGAACGCATCCGCGCGCAACACTGCCAACCAGAAGGGCGTCGAGATCCGGTATTATTCGGTGATTTATGACCTTGTGGATGACGTGAAAGCGGCTGCTTCGGGTCTGCTGAGCAACGAGATCAAAGAAAACTTCATTGGTTACGCCAATATCAAAGAGGTCTTCAAGGTCACAGGTGTCGGCAAGGTCGCAGGCTGTCTGGTGACCGAAGGCGTCGCACGCCGCAGCGCTGGTGTGCGTCTGCTGCGTGACAACGTTGTGATCCACGAAGGCACGCTGAAAACGCTGAAACGCTTCAAAGACGAAGTGTCGGATGTTCAGTCGGGTCAGGAATGCGGTATGGCGTTCGAGAACTATGACGACATTCGCGAAGGCGATGTGATCGAGATTTTCGAACGCGAAGAGGTGACACGCACGCTGGCGTGA
- a CDS encoding IS630 family transposase, with translation MRRRREDWFTHRLPAIARMPERVVFLDETAVKTNLARLRGWAPRGERLTMDAPFGSWGTQTLIAGLTHESLIAPWVIKGAMDGPAFAAYVQKVLIPEIAPGTAVVLDNLATHHNKEAAAALKAHGCWFLYLPPYSPDLNPIELAFSKLKAHLRRISARSFTSVFEALGEICAMYSPQECTNYFQAAGYASG, from the coding sequence GTGAGGCGACGACGTGAGGACTGGTTCACACACCGTTTGCCAGCCATTGCGCGGATGCCGGAACGCGTTGTCTTTCTTGATGAAACAGCGGTCAAAACGAACCTCGCCCGGCTGCGCGGCTGGGCCCCGCGTGGCGAACGCCTGACGATGGATGCGCCCTTCGGCAGTTGGGGAACCCAAACCCTGATTGCGGGGCTAACACATGAGTCTCTGATCGCACCTTGGGTGATCAAAGGCGCGATGGATGGTCCTGCCTTCGCGGCCTATGTGCAAAAGGTCCTGATCCCTGAGATCGCGCCAGGCACAGCCGTGGTTCTCGACAACCTCGCGACGCATCACAACAAAGAAGCCGCTGCGGCGCTCAAGGCTCATGGATGCTGGTTCCTCTATCTGCCGCCATATTCGCCAGACCTGAACCCGATTGAGTTGGCTTTCTCCAAATTGAAGGCTCACCTCAGACGCATCAGTGCGCGATCATTCACCTCGGTGTTCGAAGCCCTTGGCGAAATCTGCGCAATGTACTCCCCGCAGGAGTGTACAAACTACTTTCAGGCTGCCGGATATGCCTCAGGTTAA
- a CDS encoding (deoxy)nucleoside triphosphate pyrophosphohydrolase produces the protein MKVVLVSAVALIDVDGRVLLAQRPEGKSMAGLWEFPGGKVETGETPEAALIRELHEELGIDTWQSCLAPLTFASHSYDDFHLLMPLFACRKWAGTPMSKENQDLKWVRPNDLKNYPMPAADVPLIPVLRDWL, from the coding sequence ATGAAGGTTGTTCTGGTCTCTGCCGTCGCTTTGATTGATGTGGACGGGCGCGTGCTTTTGGCACAGCGCCCCGAAGGCAAGTCGATGGCCGGCCTGTGGGAGTTCCCCGGCGGCAAGGTCGAAACGGGCGAAACCCCCGAAGCGGCCCTGATTCGCGAATTACACGAAGAACTGGGTATAGATACATGGCAAAGTTGTCTCGCGCCCCTGACCTTTGCCAGCCACAGTTATGATGATTTTCACCTTCTGATGCCGCTGTTTGCCTGCCGGAAATGGGCCGGGACACCTATGTCGAAGGAAAATCAAGACCTTAAATGGGTCAGGCCAAATGATCTGAAGAACTATCCCATGCCCGCAGCAGACGTTCCGTTAATTCCGGTTTTGCGCGACTGGCTGTAA
- the argJ gene encoding bifunctional glutamate N-acetyltransferase/amino-acid acetyltransferase ArgJ, whose amino-acid sequence MAGKIALSPLAPERFPDLPVVDGVTFATIAAGVRYAGRTDVMLAKLVPGTAIAGVFTRSSTRAAPVLDCQAKLGGDPAGGAAFLVNSGNANAFTGKHGVDSVHEIVEAVSINCGVPSARVFTSSTGVIGEPLPHNRVVAKLGELNSALREDGIADAARAIMTTDTYPKGAVETVDVDGKTITIAGIAKGSGMIAPDMATMLVYIFTDARIAQDNLQAIVSTAADMTFNCITVDSDTSTSDSVLMAATGASDVDVTGDATFADAVHRLMQDLAFQVVRDGEGATKFVEITVSGADTAANAKVHAMAIANSPLVKTAIAGQDPNWGRVVMAIGKSGAPADRDLLSIRFGDVVVAENGWVSPNYSEAEAAAHMKGEEINITVDLGLGEATATVWTCDLTHAYIDINADYRS is encoded by the coding sequence ATGGCTGGCAAAATCGCACTCTCTCCGCTGGCGCCCGAACGCTTTCCCGATCTGCCTGTGGTGGACGGTGTGACTTTTGCCACCATCGCCGCCGGCGTCCGCTATGCCGGGCGCACCGACGTGATGCTGGCCAAACTGGTCCCGGGCACGGCCATCGCGGGCGTGTTCACACGCTCGTCGACCCGTGCGGCACCGGTCCTGGACTGTCAGGCCAAGCTGGGCGGTGACCCGGCCGGCGGCGCGGCCTTCCTTGTGAACTCGGGCAACGCCAATGCCTTTACCGGCAAACACGGTGTCGACTCCGTCCACGAAATCGTCGAGGCGGTGTCGATCAACTGCGGCGTGCCCTCTGCCCGCGTGTTTACATCGTCGACTGGTGTGATTGGCGAACCGCTGCCGCACAACCGTGTAGTGGCCAAGCTGGGGGAACTGAACAGCGCCCTGCGCGAAGACGGCATTGCCGACGCCGCCCGCGCCATCATGACCACTGATACATACCCCAAGGGCGCAGTAGAGACTGTAGACGTCGACGGCAAGACCATCACCATCGCAGGCATTGCCAAAGGATCGGGCATGATCGCGCCGGACATGGCAACGATGCTGGTCTATATCTTTACCGACGCCCGCATCGCGCAGGACAACCTGCAAGCCATCGTATCCACCGCAGCCGATATGACCTTTAACTGCATCACCGTCGACAGCGATACGTCGACTTCGGACAGCGTGCTGATGGCCGCCACTGGTGCTTCTGACGTCGATGTCACGGGCGATGCCACCTTTGCCGATGCGGTCCACCGCTTGATGCAGGATCTGGCCTTTCAGGTCGTGCGCGATGGTGAAGGGGCGACGAAGTTTGTTGAAATCACGGTTTCCGGTGCGGATACCGCCGCCAATGCCAAGGTTCACGCGATGGCCATTGCCAATTCGCCGCTGGTGAAAACCGCTATCGCCGGGCAGGATCCCAACTGGGGTCGTGTTGTCATGGCCATCGGGAAATCCGGTGCCCCGGCCGACCGCGATTTGCTGAGCATCCGATTTGGCGATGTGGTCGTGGCCGAAAACGGCTGGGTCAGCCCCAATTACTCCGAAGCCGAAGCTGCCGCGCACATGAAGGGTGAAGAGATCAACATTACAGTCGATCTGGGGTTGGGCGAAGCCACGGCGACCGTGTGGACCTGTGACCTGACCCACGCCTACATCGACATCAACGCCGACTACCGGTCGTAA
- a CDS encoding peptidylprolyl isomerase — translation MLKRLAILPAVAVALTLSQPLYAQDETPQLSTVVATVNGVDITLGHMLVAKATLPQQYQQLPDEVLFPGILDQLVQQTALQQSYSGELPKRVELSMENEQRSLVAGEAIEKILATAVTDEALQAAYDATYANAEPTKEFNASHILVETEDEAKAIVEELKGGADFAATAREKSTGPSGPGGGSLGWFGPGAMVPEFETAVATMEPGDISDPVQTQFGWHVIKLNEVRNAEAPALEDVRAELEQQVRSEAVAAAVDALVADADVNRDGAEGMDPSVLSTVKLGE, via the coding sequence ATGCTTAAACGTCTCGCCATTCTGCCCGCTGTTGCGGTTGCTCTTACCTTGTCCCAGCCGCTGTATGCGCAGGATGAAACACCCCAGCTGTCCACCGTTGTTGCCACTGTGAACGGGGTCGACATCACACTGGGCCACATGCTGGTGGCCAAGGCGACCCTGCCCCAGCAATACCAGCAGCTGCCCGACGAAGTGCTGTTTCCGGGGATCCTTGACCAGTTGGTCCAGCAAACCGCGCTGCAACAAAGCTATTCGGGCGAACTGCCCAAACGCGTTGAATTGTCGATGGAAAACGAGCAGCGGTCGCTGGTCGCGGGCGAAGCCATCGAAAAGATTCTGGCCACAGCCGTGACAGACGAGGCTTTGCAGGCCGCTTATGACGCGACCTATGCCAACGCCGAGCCGACCAAGGAATTCAACGCGAGCCACATTCTTGTTGAAACCGAAGACGAAGCCAAAGCCATCGTTGAAGAGCTGAAAGGCGGCGCAGATTTCGCAGCCACCGCGCGCGAAAAATCCACGGGCCCGTCCGGCCCCGGAGGCGGTTCGCTGGGGTGGTTCGGTCCCGGCGCCATGGTCCCCGAATTTGAAACTGCCGTTGCGACAATGGAGCCCGGCGACATTTCCGATCCGGTTCAAACCCAGTTCGGATGGCATGTCATCAAACTGAACGAGGTGCGCAACGCCGAAGCCCCCGCACTGGAAGACGTGCGCGCCGAGCTTGAGCAGCAAGTGCGCTCGGAAGCCGTGGCCGCAGCCGTTGACGCGCTGGTGGCCGACGCTGACGTAAACCGTGACGGTGCCGAAGGGATGGATCCCTCGGTGCTGAGCACTGTCAAACTGGGCGAATAA
- the secA gene encoding preprotein translocase subunit SecA, which produces MLGIGTLAKKVFGTPNDRTIKAVRPLVAQINALEPEFEALSDIGLKDKTEELAKRALEGESLDDLLPEAFANCREAARRALGLRAFDTQLMGAIFLHRGNIAEQKTGEGKTLTATFAAYLNALTGKGVHVVTVNEYLAKRDAEWMGKVFAHLGLTSGCAWNGMGEDNKRAAYACDVTYATNNELGFDYLRDNMKSELGQMVQRGHNFAIVDEVDSILIDEARTPLIISGPLDDRSELYQTIDAVIPLLDESHYAVDEKTRNVSFTEEGNEFLEQQLLARGLIEEGMTLYDPESTSIVHHVNQGLRAHTLFQKDKDYIVRDDEVVLIDEFTGRMMAGRRLSEGLHQAIEAKEGVKIQPENVTLASVTFQNYFRLYSKLAGMTGTALTEAEEFGEIYGLGVIEVPTNRPIARVDEDDRVYRTATEKYAAMIEEIKTAHEKGQPVLVGTTSIEKSEMFSALLTEKGIPHNVLNARQHEQEAQIIADAGKFGAVTIATNMAGRGTDIQLGGNVDLKVLEALTADPDADPEAIRARIEAEHEDEKQKVLAAGGLFVLASERHESRRIDNQLRGRSGRQGDPGRTSFYLSLEDDLMRIFGSERLDKVLKTLGMEEGEAIIHPWVNKSLERAQAKVEGRNFDMRKQLLKFDDVMNDQRKVVFSQRRDIMEAEDLSEIASDMREQVIDDLIDQYMPQGTYADQWNTEGLYAAVIENLGVDVPVMAWAEEDGVDDEQVRERLVEATNKLMVQKAEQFGPENMRLIEKQILLQAIDGKWREHLLTLDHLRSVVGFRGYAQRDPLNEYKNEAFQLFEVMLDSLREDVTQKLAQIRPMTEEERAEMLAQAAAQQAELQQAAQSAQDAQTPAPTAEAAATGFDENDPTTWGNPGRNEACPCGSGKKFKHCHGRLT; this is translated from the coding sequence ATGCTCGGTATCGGAACACTCGCCAAAAAAGTCTTTGGGACCCCTAATGATCGCACGATCAAAGCGGTGCGCCCGCTGGTCGCGCAAATCAACGCGCTGGAGCCCGAATTCGAGGCGCTGAGCGACATCGGTTTGAAAGACAAAACCGAAGAGCTGGCCAAACGGGCGCTCGAAGGTGAAAGCCTTGATGATTTGTTGCCGGAAGCCTTTGCAAACTGCCGCGAAGCCGCCCGCCGTGCGCTGGGCCTGCGGGCGTTCGATACCCAGCTGATGGGTGCGATTTTCCTGCATCGGGGCAATATTGCCGAACAAAAAACCGGTGAGGGCAAGACCCTGACGGCCACATTCGCTGCCTACCTGAATGCCTTGACGGGCAAGGGCGTGCATGTGGTCACGGTTAACGAATATCTGGCCAAACGGGATGCCGAATGGATGGGCAAAGTGTTCGCCCACCTTGGTCTGACCAGTGGCTGTGCCTGGAACGGTATGGGCGAGGACAACAAGCGGGCGGCCTATGCCTGTGACGTGACCTATGCCACCAACAACGAGCTTGGTTTCGACTATCTGCGCGACAATATGAAAAGCGAGCTGGGCCAGATGGTCCAGCGTGGTCACAATTTCGCGATTGTGGACGAAGTCGACAGCATTCTGATCGACGAAGCGCGCACACCGCTGATTATTTCGGGTCCGTTGGATGACCGCTCGGAACTGTACCAGACCATCGACGCGGTGATTCCGCTGCTGGACGAAAGCCACTATGCGGTCGACGAGAAAACCCGCAACGTGTCCTTCACCGAAGAAGGTAACGAGTTTCTGGAACAGCAACTGCTGGCGCGCGGTCTGATCGAAGAAGGGATGACCCTGTACGATCCCGAAAGCACGTCGATTGTGCACCACGTTAACCAGGGTCTGCGCGCGCACACCCTGTTCCAGAAAGACAAGGATTACATCGTGCGCGACGACGAGGTCGTGCTGATTGATGAATTTACCGGCCGCATGATGGCCGGGCGTCGTCTGTCCGAGGGTCTGCATCAGGCGATTGAGGCCAAGGAAGGCGTCAAGATCCAGCCCGAGAACGTGACGCTGGCCAGCGTGACCTTTCAGAACTATTTCCGCCTGTACAGCAAACTGGCGGGCATGACCGGCACAGCGCTGACCGAAGCCGAAGAGTTTGGCGAAATCTACGGTCTGGGCGTGATTGAAGTGCCCACCAACCGCCCCATTGCCCGTGTCGACGAAGACGACCGCGTGTACCGCACCGCGACCGAGAAATATGCGGCGATGATCGAAGAGATCAAAACAGCGCATGAAAAAGGCCAGCCGGTTCTGGTTGGCACCACGTCGATCGAAAAATCCGAGATGTTCAGCGCCCTGCTGACCGAAAAGGGTATTCCGCACAACGTTCTGAACGCGCGCCAGCACGAGCAGGAAGCGCAGATTATCGCGGATGCGGGCAAGTTCGGCGCTGTGACCATCGCCACCAACATGGCCGGACGCGGCACCGACATTCAGCTGGGCGGCAACGTCGATCTGAAGGTGCTAGAGGCGCTGACCGCCGACCCTGACGCCGACCCCGAAGCGATCCGCGCGCGGATCGAAGCCGAGCACGAGGACGAGAAACAAAAGGTTCTGGCGGCAGGCGGCCTGTTCGTTCTGGCATCCGAGCGTCACGAAAGCCGCCGGATCGACAACCAGCTGCGTGGCCGTTCGGGCCGTCAGGGCGACCCAGGGCGCACGTCGTTCTATCTGTCGCTCGAAGATGACCTGATGCGTATTTTCGGCTCGGAACGGCTGGACAAGGTTCTGAAGACCCTTGGCATGGAAGAAGGCGAGGCGATCATTCACCCCTGGGTGAACAAATCGCTGGAGCGCGCACAGGCCAAGGTCGAAGGCCGCAACTTTGACATGCGCAAGCAGTTGCTGAAATTCGATGACGTGATGAACGACCAGCGCAAGGTGGTCTTTAGCCAGCGCCGCGACATCATGGAGGCCGAGGACCTGTCGGAAATCGCCTCGGACATGCGTGAACAGGTGATTGACGATCTGATCGACCAATACATGCCTCAGGGCACCTATGCGGATCAGTGGAACACCGAAGGGCTGTACGCCGCCGTGATCGAAAATCTGGGCGTCGACGTGCCGGTGATGGCATGGGCCGAAGAGGATGGCGTAGACGACGAGCAGGTGCGTGAGCGTCTGGTCGAAGCCACGAACAAGCTTATGGTGCAAAAGGCCGAACAGTTCGGTCCTGAAAACATGCGCCTGATCGAGAAACAGATTTTGTTGCAGGCCATTGATGGCAAGTGGCGCGAACACCTGCTGACGCTGGATCACTTGCGCTCGGTTGTCGGGTTCCGCGGCTATGCCCAACGCGACCCGCTGAACGAATACAAGAACGAAGCCTTCCAGCTGTTCGAAGTGATGCTGGATTCGTTGCGCGAGGACGTGACACAGAAGCTGGCGCAAATCCGTCCGATGACGGAAGAAGAGCGTGCCGAGATGCTGGCACAGGCCGCCGCGCAGCAGGCAGAGCTGCAACAGGCCGCCCAAAGCGCACAAGACGCGCAAACGCCCGCACCAACAGCCGAGGCCGCTGCAACAGGCTTTGACGAAAACGATCCGACCACATGGGGTAACCCCGGCCGGAACGAGGCGTGCCCCTGTGGATCAGGCAAGAAATTCAAACATTGCCACGGGCGCCTGACCTGA